TGTTAATGAAAATATCGTGTAAACTAATTTACAAGGAGAAATCTCAATGATATGTAAGAGCTCGATGGAGCTCCCTTCTTCTCTTATACACTACATATAAGCGTTATGCCTACGATTACGATTCAATAAAATGCTATCATTTATAAACTAGCGATCAATAGTTACATTTTTGAATAAACAGAATGGGAAAGTAAACATTTACGGAAGTTTGCGAAGCTGTACGCAGCGAGACCGAAACGTAGGAGGCCCTGCGGCGGCGCGAGCTCCAAGCGGGACGTTTACGACGCGTAACACATACTCGTACGGGGTACTTACACCGAGGAATCTCTACTACTAtccaaaataaagtaaaacatcaaaaaagtacgtggtacataggtaactttagaaaaatatgttttaaaataacaacCGAGTAGATGGCACCGCATTATATTTGCACCACGAAACATTTCAAAACAGTTCTAAAATGGTTATATTTGCgcttgtacctacttataaaatagTTTGAGTTTCTAAAGTAAAATATACTAcgtaatagataaaaaaatcgACTTTAGGTGCCTTTAAAACAAGTTTATGTTCAAATGTTCAGTAGAAAACTAAAATGTTACCTGAGTTAGGTAGTTCCTACCTATATTAACCCTATTAATTAACAAGAAATTAATAAGGTTCCAGCAAAATGTTAACATGTAAACTAACAAGTCGAAATGGATTGAGTttcaatatttacaattttccTATGATATGCAAGTGCAAAGCTCACTAAATATCGTTATTACATGAAGTAGTTTTCTATTGTCATATACATATTAAGTGTAACATCTACGCTAAATAATAACATACATTATTTACCAATGTAGGTAGGTTCACTCACCTGAGCGATAAGAGTAAAATAGGTTTCTTACAAGTATCAAAACCGTCGAATGCATCATTTTAGCTGCTCGCACTTGTATATGCATTACACGAAAACAATAACAGCTGAACTTAATATACTTACTATTTGTGTTAGAAAGTTTAATAATGACTTTGGTATGTTGACTCCGCCCGAACGGCGGACGACTATGTTACCCAAGCTTGCTTGTACAGTAACCGGCTAGCACTATTACTGTTTccttaatatataataaaattatgtttgtaccTTTACAAAGAGAGTCCATTGTCATGTTAGGGCAAAGGAATCGAAGGTAGATCCATATTCGAgtaaaaatcgtaatttgttccACTGGCTTACTTAATACGGCGCAAATCGGTTGTAGCCGCTTCTGTACACCGCCGTCTGGAACACAACGACGAAGCAACATTAATTAAAACATGACAcgattattgtaataaacaaataataaccACTCTTAATAACGTGGTACTAAATTATCATATTGATACCAGTTTGATACTGACCCCATAACCTGTGACTGGGCCGATGCTGTGGCCTAGGTACGGGTCTGCGTATTCTCTGCCGTAtctgaaatataaaatataaacattagGTAAGATTGATGTGTAACAAAATATAACCTACATACATTTACTTAAGTATATGTACCCATACACGATGTTACAAATTTGCCCTACTATATGTATacgaaaataattatttaaacttaCTTGCACAAATTTACACAAAAAGAGAACAAATGGCGGACATAACGCCTTAAgtcattctctaccagtcaaccactgGGCTAAACAGAAACagtaaattgaaataaatttcatataaatactAAAATTGTACTaagatataaaatattttctgaaaataatttaaattgttcTAATAAGTACTTCTAATAGTGCAGAAACAGTAAGTTCGGTGCAGGATTATAGAGAGTGGTTACGAGAATAGACACAAGTCGAGACTACAATGATAATATACCTCCTTACTTAGgattttaaatatacctatgtacctTCATATATAGTAATTCAATACATAttaataaacatacatatatatatactttaTGTACCTAGTGTGAGATATCACGTAGACATTTTGCTTGCTTGCGCAACTTGCTTTTAAATGTAAGTTTGATCTGAGCTGTGTCTAAGCTTGTCTGATAATAGACAGAGGGAGAGCATTCCACAGACGAATAGCTTGTTGAAATATCAAAGCTTAAGAGTTATTGTGATACTCACGTGGCTGCGAGAGGCGTAAGCGCGGTGTGCTGCGGCTGGCCGctgacggcggcggcggcggcgcgagcgGCCGCGCCGTAGTTggcagcggcggcggccgcggcgGCGTGCTGCGCCGACGTGAGCGGGGACTTTAGCAGCGGCGCGGCTGCTGCGGCCGCTGCTGCTGCCGCCTACATATACGAACAGCAACGTCAGAATGCTTCAGAATGTAAAATGTATCGTGAGTTACCAATACTGTATTATCAACAACGGCCCAAGTCACGCATTATTAACGATTTCAGTCAGTCAAGTCATTCACATATACCTCTAcaatttatatagattatagGAACGAAATATTCGCAACCTAGAGGACACGGGGAGTCTTGTGCTTGTCGTCGATTGAATTAAAGTACGCGACCCAATAACACATCACGTTCGTTTTGCATAGTGAACATAGGAGCCCTTCACTGCACTCGCGGTAGCAACACACGTAGGCGTAGTAGCGGAGCGGGCCGCAGAACATTTAGTTACGCGTATGATTGTACgtataatcatttttattcatAAGCCAATTTTTTATGTCAACATTATGGATCCATACCTACACAAATCTcatcattaggtacctatacaaatcTATATACCTATGTAACCGACGACTGCGAAACACTATATTGGCTTACTAATTGTGCGAGTTGAACCGTTGGTAATAATAATGTCATTCTTCATTGCTTCTACTTTCAAACAAACTAACCCAAAGCAATTGTTCGCATTCATATTTCTGGCTGTTGTGTTAGCGACTATCTTCCAACTCTGTAAACCTACACACCACTTTGATGAACGATCTCATATATGGTAAGTGAACGAGTGTGTTGTTAACCTGAGGCTCGATAACGtcgtatgtataataaaaacttgtacATATAATGTAAAGAGAGTAGATGGAAAAAAACGCAAAAAAACATGGTTTTTGGTAACCATTATTGCATTATATCGAATGTTAACAATGAGCCCACAAGGAGGCAATATACATAGATTAGAAACCATAAGTTTGGATTTTTACGTTTAATGACTTTAACGTCCCGGTTTGACTGAAGTAATAGAGATTTCGAATTGAGAGTATACTTTACCATGTCTACTGCTCGAAGATCACTCACCAGTCACCGTCTCTCGTTGTGAAACTTAAAAGCCCTTAGCTTACATGAGCCGTAAAGAAAAAGCCAGAACGATGCATAATAATAAAGCACGTAAAACCGTTTGTAACACAATACGTGGTAAATTACGAATGTGAGTGAGTTTTACACAATTGTCTAGACATGCAGCGTTCGTTTTATAGTCTAACGATGTAGTATTTTCTGCAGCAAAGAGCCGAAGCTGCTGGCTTATTACCATCAGTTTATATTCAGTCGGATCTTATTTTATACAACTGCTGGGAATAACCGAGCTGCTGACGGTATTACACGGCAGTCGCTAGTTCCCCGTTACCATACACAAGTGAAGTATGTTAGGAAACTTGCGAATGCGGTGTTGGATGTTACGTGGACGAAAGGTAAGTGTTGTTGCAGAAAATGTAGTAAGGTAATGTAACAAATGGCCATGCACTATTGATTGAAACaggaataattaaataaagacaAAAACTATTCAAAGTTTACGATCACTAACATTCTTTTGCAAGTGCTACGTGGTGATGGTTAGTATACTTCGATAGTAGCAATTACGACTTTGTGGGCTCAATGTTCTACTCGGAGCATGATAAAAATTAGCCTCTGTTCGAGTCAATCCACAGCTGCAGCAAACGCGCAAAACTAAATCACCCACCACAATACCAAGGAACAAGGATAACTCAACAGCAGCCATCGTCTCGGTTACCACAAACACAATGTGCACCCTCAATATATTACGGTGGATTACCAACCAATAGGACCATACGAATAAAAAGGAGCAAACAAAATCCCAGCACTCACTCCACAATGATTTACATCTGACTTATACTAGCGTGGTGGTACATGAATCAGGAAGCGATAGAGATACAGATATTGTCGCATATCGATCAAATTGAGCTAGAGGCGTGATCTTTACCTCGGCTGCCGGCTTCGCGGCCTGTAACAACACATGTATAGGTTCACACAACCTGCCACTCTGTCCGACTGACGCGGACGCGCCAGGGAGGCCCTCCACACACAGCGGATATACATATATGGTGAAATAATGTTCATGtatgtcaaaataaaactcaTGCAAGTGATTGTGTTACCTGAAGCCTGTAGTTGGAATCAGCCGTCGCGGCTGCAGCTAAGAACGGGTCGTAATAAACactgaaaattgaaataaaacatGATTAATTTGTTATATTCAACGGCATCGAGTTATCAGCACATTTTAAGAAATAAACCTATGACGTTGTAGTTCATAATATTTTCATTCGCTTAGGTTAGAACGTCAGTGTAACTGTAAGCCTACgcgaatataatataatattatgtaattataATTCTAAATTAACATATTTATATAGTTCTAGTCAGCTTATCTAAACaaaatgatttaaataaaatatggcaAAACAGAATTGATCGCAAAGGCTGCTACAAGAATTAACTACAATAACTATAAAATGAAGATCCACTTAACAATAGAAAATACTAGTAATATCTACTTTGAAAGTGTGTGAAAAAAGTTGTGAAGAGTTCCAATCTACCGTTCATGACAGTGCGCTAAGCAATCGTTCCAGTTAGTCGTTAGTTACACTTTCATCGAACGTAAAACAAGAACTAGTATGTGAAAGGTTATTTGTAACAATTATTGTAAACAGTCATACCAATGGGAGAAGGATAGAGCGGAGCGGGAAGCGGGGATATTGGACGGGTGGCCATCAATCAGTGGTGGTGTTTGGGACGGATTGGCCGGGGTAAATTCGATGTCCTGTTATTGTAAAGTGCAATTTAATCGAATAATCAAGGAATCTACTTTTTCGACCTGCCATTAAACTAGTACGATCATCTTTAACATTATCAATGCAACAAAAACTCTAACAGTCTCAAGGCAAAATTACAGTAAATTAGAAAGTTTATTTTACCAAACAACTGCCAATTTTCCAATAAACTTTTTGGTGGTCATATAAAGTTATCTTCGGGGtgtaattttgttaaaaatcaAAAAGTAAGAGGAGCAGGAAGGCGGAAGGACAGGTTAGTGTTAGATGAGCGGTGCAGATGGCGGGTGCGGGGTGCGGGGTGCGGGGTGCGGGAGTACTCACTGTGCATACGCAGCGTGCAAGGGCGACGCGTAGGCGGCGCGGGGCAACACGGCGTGCGACAAGGAGGGGTCGAGGCCGGCGCGGGGCTCGCGGCGCAGCACGGCGCGCGGCACGGCTACATGCAACACACAGACTACGGTGCAGGGCATGCGTTACCTGCGTCGCtgcgcggcgcgcggcgccaGCACcagcggcggcgcgggcgcggccgccggcgccgcgcccAGCCACGGCCACGACACGCCGGACACCCGCAGCCCTGCGCACACCAGCGCAAGGCTCGTTACCAGCGTCACCACACCACAAAACGCATGCGTGCTCCTTAACTATCCCTGTGACGCCTCGAGTGACCGGTTTTAGGTTACTCAAATATCGGGGTTTTAACTACTTTAAACTGTCAATTTCTAACTCCATATCAGGTTTGCATCTCGGTTCAGAGGTTCTGGCGGCCTTTTTTCCCTAGCAGAGGCCTTAGTGTAAAAatggagtttttttttctaaatggaGTCATTTTTTCAAATgctaaatgattttttattcaaCTCTTAACCGTAACACAGTAGCAAAACACTCGAATAAATACAACTCACGTTTGTGATGTGGTGGTCGCGTAATACCTACATTCTTTCTCGCAATCGAATTTCTCCGGAACCGACGCCGTTTTCCTCGGTTAACCGATATTGTTTAATTTCATTCGAGTGCAGTTTAAAGAAGCCAGTATGACATTATCCGACCATTAATCACAAATTATAAACAAAATCTAAAATTACTAAATATGCTAGATACTATTTAGAATGCAGTTCTAATTACAAGGCTAGTATATTAGATACCCTTCCCCCGTCTCGGCCGCAGTCGGGTAACGTTGGAATGTAATTCATTATTCACATAAAGGATGTCCGGGCCATGCCACATTACAGCTCGCCAGAGGTCACACACGGCACACGCGGGTCCGGGTCCGCGCCCGCATTACGCGAATATCACACAAGTATTTATGCAGCCGTTGACTTTCTGCTCTAAAGAAGCATGGCCGTGAGAGGAACTTTACAAATGACGTAAATTCAATTCGTGACATACAAGATTGCATCGAGCATTAGAACTAATCAACCACATAGTCCCACCACATTAAGTAAAGAAATCATGCTCGAATGATTGTTATAATAAAATGTAGACGCGTAAGCATTTTTATCGTCGAGGAAGAGGTGTGTACAGTATGTGTGCAAGATCTTACCTTCAGGCCACTGGACGCACACTGTAACAAATTAAAAGCATGTTATGAAAGTTTTAaccaatataatttttttaccaaGCTATTTctaacattataaaaataatttcattcacACTACATGAATGTAAGTATAGGTGTCAGTGCAAAACAATATGGTGACGTTCATTCCAGTAAATGTTAACGTAATTaacaaatatacatacctacataattacatatagtCATTCATTGAAATGATTAACGTTAAACTAACAAGCTCTCTAATTGGTGGTGTAATCCGCTCGCACACGAGCGTTCATTTGTCGTGGACAAGTGACACCGCCGCCGGAGACAGCCTTCAAGAACCGTGTAAATGTGAGCAGTAATGTATTATCGTGTGAAGATAGCGCGATCGAGAGCATTATTTAGGTTAGGAATGCAGTTGGGCAACGTGTTTATTAATAAACAAAGAGTAAAAGTCCGTAGAGTGCACGGATTGCGCTAGTCGGTGCATTGCGCAGCATTGATGAGCGGGCCAGGCCCAGACCGTCTCGGGCTGACAGTGGACTCGATCTCTAAATAGCATTCACCTAATTGCATTCAGACAACGGCACTAGCCAACATAATACGTATACAAAGGACATTGACAACACTGATCTTTACAATTCCAGCTCTCACCCAGAGTGGGAACTGATCCATTTCTAGCTTGAATGACTGGATGGATCAAAAGAGAAAACCTCAGGATGGATTATGTTTTTATCGTTCAGATTAGGGCCAGGCGTTTTAGTCTAGTTATTTTGTGGCTGACCGCTTGATGCACAAGactaaaaaatatacaaagtacttaaattatatatatattgtaaggTTTAACAAATTATTCCTTGCTTACCGTTTGGTACTGTGGGAGGTTTCTTTGTCTGAACTCTTGCCGTCGCATTATTAACCTGGGTTGGAAATTGAATACTTGATCAGAATACGTCTATTGAAACTAAGATGCAATAATTATATATtggctgattttttttctataaatacaagctcagaataaattattattcgaAATTATAATGTGCATAGAAACTAAAAGGATTTAAGACAATTTTTGAACATCGCAAAAGCATGAAAATACCAATACGTAAGTACACAGTGGTGCTCGAAACCACTAAGCGTATCAGTAAAATATACCGTTTAATTATAAATCAATTGATAAATACATTTAtatgggattcgaacccaacataaaaaatcataaatgtGTTAATGATACATTAACTACTATTGCGATTTAGATTATTGATTTTGTTTTAAGTAGTACTCTGTAAAATCAGCCAATGTTGTGCCAAATGTCTCAAAAAATAGAATTCAATCAACAGCTCCTACAACTGTAATATTAGGTACAATAATGACTTTCAAGATTATAGGTATTGTAAATTATTGTCTATAAATAATATGCCGATAGCAGTCGAGACATTTGACACTGCAGTGTAAGATAAAGGAAAAACGGGTGGTGTTAGTAAGTTTCCGTCGAGGGTTCAGTTAGAGGGAGATTCGTAAACAACAATATTTAATGCCATTCAGTCGCCGAAATCATTGTTAGTGCTTCGAATTACTTTTAGAATGTATAGATAGAATCGAACTAAATTTTTAACTTGTAGTCTTACCTCTGTGGCATTGAGACGAACGGTTCGTTCTACAGACAGTTCTCTGTGAGAGTCTCTCTTTCGATCGGCATTTTAAATGACCGTCTAGAGAGTAAagggataaaataaataaggtttgTTTGTGGATTAGAGTCGGGCATACTTAGTGCTAAGGCGGGCCGCCGGGCCCGGGCTGCACGCTAGCATGACAGTAACTACAGAGCAGACGGCGGTGGCGGTGGCGGGCGGCGGTGGCGGGCGTGGCGCGTGGCCAGGGAGCGGGTAAGTTACAGTGCTACGGTACGGATGGTATTCATTGAGTCATGCACACCTCTATCTTTCTGCCCTCAACCACGGTGCCGTGAAGACGCTCTCGTGCTCGCTCCGCATCACCACTATTTGCGAATGTTACAAAACCGAATCCCTGCATGCAAGACAGACAAAACATGCATTAAAAACAGCGTCGCTCAAAAAACAACGTGCAacaaaaattaacatttatgcATTGCAtattctttatttaaatattctaGTGAAAAAATCGAGAGGATATTAATTgattttattacgttgatactTTGAGCGTATTCTAGCTGAATGGGTACACAGAAGCGTTTGGattaaagtaaattaatatGTCGCTCGACCTAGTAGTCTGTACTATTAGAAGGAGTGTTTGTATCACAGTGTTCGAGTAGTATTCAAAGTTCACACATTTTACACACCTCGGAGCTAGTCTTATGTAAAGAGGCTCTACTTTATGACACGACGATCAACTTTGTGTGAGATGTTAGCTGCGATTTGTTCTATTAATATTTTCATATCTCCGACCGGTATGCTCGGCCGTAACTACGTACAGCAAAGCTAAAGATTTGGTGTTTTGAATGGCCGGGGTTGATGACTGACgggtattatatgtatattcttATCAATTACAATGTCCATTGGCTACACTAACGAAGACACTAATACATCATTAATGTGCATGTTTGTACAGTGCCAAAAGTCTAATACATTAATGAACGTCATAAGCAATCAAAACCCAAGCTTTGGTTTCATGTACATATGTCATGGTTTAATTAAGTTCATCCAAAATTCATTATCACTTTAAAAAAACTAACGGCAAAAACGGCATTCATATTTTAACCTATAAAGTAATACAATAGGTAATCATTAAAATATCTGTATAAAACAGTCGTGCTGAGACAAGTTAGCTACTGTCCATAAACGGTGATAATCCATAGATACAAAAAGCAGCTAGCACAGCACACGGTACAGTGGAAGAGACGAGTTGTGAAAGTGACAAACAAGTTGCTGATTGTACGAAACGCTTACACTTATAAAAGCAATGACAGCTCTATTATTACCATTCTGAGTGCAAGTATTTATAATAGTAAAAATATTGTTGGGCAGAGAGAAAGAGAAACCGTTGGCAAGAGATGGCGCGAGCCATTCCGCGACGCGACGCCCGGCGCGGGCGCCTCGTGATACTAATAAGCTCATTGTGATCACAGACAATACTCGATCGTACAGACCAAGAAGACACAAATGACATTCGAGATAAAGCCAAACTAAGTGATGCACCCTAGATAAAGTAGTACTAGGAAACACGGAATACTAACGTTATCGATTGACTAAGACAATAATCAGGACCAGCGAAATCATGCCCAATACTAATGAATACATCATGTTCCCATGGTTAGGAAGCGTGTAATGGAACTGTTCATATTATTTAAAGAGGACAAAAATATTAAGATCACTATCAATATAATAGACAGGATTAAATTGAGAATGAGTCCATCATCCAAACTACACGCGTTGCGTCATGTTGACCTAAGTAAGCCATTCAGGACTATGTGCTATGATTCGTAAACTAGGTTCACAGTCAGTATGTATGTACAACGAGAGAAATGCGAGTGCAGTTGGGACGATAACATAATATTAGTGATGAATAATAGAGCTGTCCTGAAAATATGACTCAGAAAATCAGCTGTTAAAGTGACGATGCATCATTCTCTAATACTGCATATCCCAATGTGAGGctttgaagaaaaaataaatttggAGCTATTATTTGTAAGAAGTAAATACTTTCTTTATGAGCGAGCATGGACTACTTTAGGGGCGGTCACCAAACTGACACAAGGAAAGCAGTAAACACGAAAAAGCGGTCAATCCAatcaattattataaaaaaaatcatttagataTCTTGTGTTTTACTTTTATAGGGAACTGACATTTACAGTGAGTTGTTTTTTGAGTATCAATGAATAAGAATAAACATTTTCTATCAACAAACATATGCTAAGGACATACTTTTCAAAGTTAAACTAGTCACATTAAGAGTTAGTAATTAGCAGATTCGACCTCGGTATTTAGACACGATGGAAAATATGTCACTAGCATAAATTGCTCATAGTATTTTCAGATAGTTATCAAGGTCATAgatattgtaataatattaattcaatgaaaatttacaaTGCAATTAGAATACTGCACCAAACATTAAAACCAAGAATATGCTATGAGATAGATAGTCTTAAACACAATGTATTAATATTGATCTAAGCCCATTTGCCTTTAGATTTGTTAACCCAAAAGATAATTGCATGTAATCCAAAATAAAGGCATGATAAATGATTTGTTAAAATAGGGGAAATCTTTAAACGTTATACATAGTTACAAACTTTTGTTTGGGCAGCAAATACTTGAAAAGAAATTGTATTTTCTTATGTAACTTCAAAGCTGTTGAAAATCTTTTATTCTCGTTTATATATTGATTACAAGGACACATAAATAGTAACGCTTTGAAAGTACATAGATTTAAACATTAGtttcttgttttattttctgcacaaatataattttacttactatcaaatgtttaaataatatatacaggCCCCGATGCAGTGTAGTTCGTCTAGTTATACACAAATacattgtttattttaataaatttccaTTAAATTTCATATATGTAGATCATACGACTCAGTAGTGGTAGGTAAAAAGtcgttattttttctttcagGACAAAtggtatttcttgtatttggatATGGGTTTTGTTTTGTAGAATAATTCCATATAAAGTTAAACTACATTAGCATTAAACATTAgtgatttattaaattaaaacattaagttAATACAAACGGGAGAAACTCAAAAAATGGTCTGACTAGACGAAAACatatgcatcggggctcgtaggCATgagtttttaaattataaacatttatatttgttgaagaaaaaaatcaagaaacGAATAAATTAAATTGTCAATCTTAGCAACTTTGAACACTAGTGTAACATTAAATGGCCGGCAAACAATATTAAATAACCAAATATTTTCAGCATTTTTAAGGCCGTATAATGTTAATCAATATATTCAAAGCTCCCCAGTGACTGCATTTAAAGAGAACTATTGGAATGCTACGTTACATATAAATCAACAGTTCAAATACACATCATTTAAGAGGTATATAGATTAATGAAGACACGAAAGTAACCGATGTCTGTactaatataggtatatataagtatattgtAATGTATCTGCCTGTAGCAATTAATAGTATAGGATAAGCTATAGACTTGTTATTCCACAAACGCGCTTCATTCCAATATTTCACTCGGTTTATAAACTGAAACTAATGCGTACACAGAGAACACGTATTTATGTAACGTGATTCGCATTCTGAGCGTACGAATTATTTCAAGAGTTACCAAATAGAAGTAGCCACACTGAAATTGTTATCGCGATGATACAATTTCAGAGAGCCACTTCAAGTTTTCTTGCTATGTATAAAACATATTCTTACCTTTGAACCTCTTTCGTTG
The Cydia splendana chromosome 8, ilCydSple1.2, whole genome shotgun sequence genome window above contains:
- the LOC134792815 gene encoding RNA binding protein fox-1 homolog 3 isoform X5, whose protein sequence is MYYPHMVGTGMGNPFPAAAAAAAAAAQFAANGDALAVKQDANAANPPQPPLVKSEGPPPPAPLPPANFSPQPPPQPHPPNSIDNQNSSSQSDGDSAEESTPVSVAAVVAQQAAAAVAVAQQAAAAHAAAAAASAAVAAGATAASPDKQLVPVSQASQPKRLHVSNIPFRFRDPDLRNMFGQYGTILDVEIIFNERGSKGFGFVTFANSGDAERARERLHGTVVEGRKIEVNNATARVQTKKPPTVPNVCVQWPEAVPRAVLRREPRAGLDPSLSHAVLPRAAYASPLHAAYAHVYYDPFLAAAATADSNYRLQAAKPAAEAAAAAAAAAAPLLKSPLTSAQHAAAAAAAANYGAAARAAAAAVSGQPQHTALTPLAATYGREYADPYLGHSIGPVTGYGTAVYRSGYNRFAPY
- the LOC134792815 gene encoding RNA binding protein fox-1 homolog 3 isoform X1 translates to MYYPVSNGNVIDTGTTTLLHMVGTGMGNPFPAAAAAAAAAAQFAANGDALAVKQDANAANPPQPPLVKSEGPPPPAPLPPANFSPQPPPQPHPPNSIDNQNSSSQSDGDSAEESTPVSVAAVVAQQAAAAVAVAQQAAAAHAAAAAASAAVAAGATAASPDKQLVPVSQASQPKRLHVSNIPFRFRDPDLRNMFGQYGTILDVEIIFNERGSKGFGFVTFANSGDAERARERLHGTVVEGRKIEVNNATARVQTKKPPTVPNVCVQWPEAVPRAVLRREPRAGLDPSLSHAVLPRAAYASPLHAAYAHVYYDPFLAAAATADSNYRLQAAKPAAEAAAAAAAAAAPLLKSPLTSAQHAAAAAAAANYGAAARAAAAAVSGQPQHTALTPLAATYGREYADPYLGHSIGPVTGYGTAVYRSGYNRFAPY
- the LOC134792815 gene encoding RNA binding protein fox-1 homolog 3 isoform X2: MYYPVSNGNVIDTGTTTLLHMVGTGMGNPFPAAAAAAAAAAQFAANGDALAVKQDANAANPPQPPLVKSEGPPPPAPLPPANFSPQPPPQPHPPNSIDNQNSSSQSDGDSAEESTPVSVAAVVAQQAAAAVAVAQQAAAAHAAAAAASAAVAAGATAASPDKQLVPVSQASQPKRLHVSNIPFRFRDPDLRNMFGQYGTILDVEIIFNERGSKGFGFVTFANSGDAERARERLHGTVVEGRKIEVNNATARVQTKKPPTVPNVCVQWPEGLRVSGVSWPWLGAAPAAAPAPPLVLAPRAAQRRSVYYDPFLAAAATADSNYRLQAAKPAAEAAAAAAAAAAPLLKSPLTSAQHAAAAAAAANYGAAARAAAAAVSGQPQHTALTPLAATYGREYADPYLGHSIGPVTGYGTAVYRSGYNRFAPY
- the LOC134792815 gene encoding RNA binding protein fox-1 homolog 3 isoform X3; amino-acid sequence: MYYPVSNGNVIDTGTTTLLHMVGTGMGNPFPAAAAAAAAAAQFAANGDALAVKQDANAANPPQPPLVKSEGPPPPAPLPPANFSPQPPPQPHPPNSIDNQNSSSQSDGDSAEESTPVSVAAVVAQQAAAAVAVAQQAAAAHAAAAAASAAVAAGATAASPDKQLVPVSQASQPKRLHVSNIPFRFRDPDLRNMFGQYGTILDVEIIFNERGSKGFGFVTFANSGDAERARERLHGTVVEGRKIEVNNATARVQTKKPPTVPNVCVQWPEAVPRAVLRREPRAGLDPSLSHAVLPRAAYASPLHAAYAHVYYDPFLAAAATADSNYRLQAAAAAAAAAAPLLKSPLTSAQHAAAAAAAANYGAAARAAAAAVSGQPQHTALTPLAATYGREYADPYLGHSIGPVTGYGTAVYRSGYNRFAPY
- the LOC134792815 gene encoding RNA binding protein fox-1 homolog 3 isoform X4; this translates as MYYPVSNGNVIDTGTTTLLHMVGTGMGNPFPAAAAAAAAAAQFAANGDALAVKQDANAANPPQPPLVKSEGPPPPAPLPPANFSPQPPPQPHPPNSIDNQNSSSQSDGDSAEESTPVSVAAVVAQQAAAAVAVAQQAAAAHAAAAAASAAVAAGATAASPDKQLVPVSQASQPKRLHVSNIPFRFRDPDLRNMFGQYGTILDVEIIFNERGSKGFGFVTFANSGDAERARERLHGTVVEGRKIEVNNATARVQTKKPPTVPNVCVQWPEGLRVSGVSWPWLGAAPAAAPAPPLVLAPRAAQRRSVYYDPFLAAAATADSNYRLQAAAAAAAAAAPLLKSPLTSAQHAAAAAAAANYGAAARAAAAAVSGQPQHTALTPLAATYGREYADPYLGHSIGPVTGYGTAVYRSGYNRFAPY